One genomic segment of Abditibacteriota bacterium includes these proteins:
- a CDS encoding sugar ABC transporter permease: MARVKEKYNRSEVVAAWGFLAPNLIGFLSFTLIPVVVSLFMAFTDWNIFGKPVWIGWENFRLLLGFHQEGARKVANDPFFWQYLYNTVYLLVGIPLGIAASLLCALVMNQKLVGITFFRTVYFLPSVSGGVALLILWKYMYNNETGIINMFLRNSGMKIYDAAHPWTGILFNVFIMILMWVFIMACFLAVLSFIKWVMGKLNIEFEGLSYNIVCFVLGFAVVAFIVAKFGMLSHEIQGFFMVPPDWLGTSEWSKPSLIIMGLWGGLGGTSMILYLAALQGVSVNLYEAAELDGASGWHKFWSITWPLISPTTFFIFIMGIIGGLQSGFMTAKIMTGGGPAGSTTTVEYYLYNTAFENFNMGYASAIAWFLFVIILILTLITWKVGGRVVNYE; the protein is encoded by the coding sequence ATGGCAAGAGTAAAAGAAAAATACAACAGGTCCGAGGTAGTGGCCGCCTGGGGGTTTCTGGCGCCCAACCTCATCGGATTTTTGTCATTTACGCTGATACCCGTGGTGGTATCGCTGTTTATGGCCTTTACGGACTGGAATATATTCGGCAAGCCCGTGTGGATAGGCTGGGAAAACTTCCGGCTGCTGCTGGGCTTCCATCAGGAGGGCGCCAGGAAGGTGGCCAACGACCCCTTCTTCTGGCAGTATCTGTACAACACGGTGTATCTGCTGGTGGGCATACCCCTGGGCATCGCCGCGTCCCTGCTGTGCGCCCTGGTCATGAACCAGAAGCTGGTGGGCATCACCTTCTTCAGGACGGTCTATTTCCTGCCCTCGGTCTCCGGCGGCGTGGCTCTGCTCATCCTGTGGAAATACATGTACAACAACGAGACCGGCATCATCAACATGTTCCTCAGGAATTCGGGCATGAAGATATACGATGCGGCCCATCCCTGGACGGGCATCCTGTTCAACGTCTTCATCATGATACTCATGTGGGTGTTCATCATGGCCTGTTTCCTGGCGGTGCTGTCCTTCATCAAATGGGTCATGGGCAAGCTGAACATAGAGTTTGAGGGCCTGTCCTACAACATAGTCTGCTTCGTGCTGGGCTTTGCTGTGGTGGCCTTCATAGTGGCCAAGTTCGGCATGCTCTCCCACGAGATACAGGGCTTCTTTATGGTCCCGCCCGACTGGCTGGGCACCTCCGAATGGTCCAAGCCCTCCCTGATCATCATGGGTCTGTGGGGCGGTCTGGGCGGCACCAGCATGATCCTCTATCTGGCGGCCCTGCAGGGCGTCTCCGTGAACCTCTACGAGGCGGCGGAGCTGGACGGCGCCAGCGGCTGGCACAAGTTCTGGTCCATCACCTGGCCTCTCATCAGCCCCACCACTTTCTTTATCTTTATCATGGGCATCATAGGCGGCCTGCAGTCCGGCTTTATGACGGCCAAGATCATGACCGGCGGCGGACCTGCCGGCAGCACCACCACCGTGGAATACTATCTGTACAACACGGCCTTTGAAAACTTCAACATGGGCTATGCTTCCGCCATAGCCTGGTTCCTGTTCGTGATCATCCTGATCCTTACGCTCATCACCTGGAAGGTAGGAGGCAGAGTAGTCAATTATGAATAA
- a CDS encoding carbohydrate ABC transporter permease, translating to MNKLRWYHKALLYILLISGGVTMIIPFAWMAVTSIKQPSEVFAASADSLKKGVDANAIRWIPEHFEWKDTVINGENVRAWWGNYPDAWKAINIPRLYLNSLFVAILVTFGQVLTSTWAAYSFARLRFPGRDQLFLGYLATMMIPGSVTIIPTFVIMKMLGWVDSYWALIVPGMFSAYGTFMLRQFFMGLPQELEDAARIDGCSFFGTWRNVIIPLSKPAIATLTTFTFMGSWGNFMWPLIVCISEEIRTLPIGLQYFVGLYSTNYTQLMAASMMVTVPVILIFIFNQRYFVEGIKLSGLGGR from the coding sequence ATGAATAAGCTGAGATGGTACCACAAGGCGCTTCTGTATATACTGCTTATATCGGGAGGCGTCACCATGATCATTCCCTTTGCCTGGATGGCCGTCACGTCCATCAAGCAGCCCAGCGAGGTGTTTGCCGCCTCTGCCGACAGTCTCAAAAAGGGCGTGGATGCCAACGCCATCCGCTGGATACCCGAGCATTTTGAGTGGAAGGACACCGTGATCAACGGGGAGAACGTCCGGGCCTGGTGGGGCAACTACCCCGACGCCTGGAAGGCCATCAACATCCCCCGGCTGTATCTCAACAGCCTGTTCGTGGCCATTCTGGTCACCTTCGGACAGGTGCTCACCAGCACCTGGGCGGCCTATTCCTTCGCCCGCCTGAGGTTCCCGGGAAGGGATCAGCTGTTTTTGGGCTACCTGGCCACCATGATGATCCCCGGCTCCGTCACCATCATCCCCACCTTCGTGATCATGAAGATGCTGGGCTGGGTGGACAGCTACTGGGCGCTCATTGTGCCCGGTATGTTCAGCGCCTACGGCACCTTTATGCTGAGGCAGTTCTTCATGGGGCTTCCCCAGGAGCTGGAGGACGCGGCCAGGATCGACGGCTGCTCCTTCTTCGGCACCTGGCGCAACGTGATCATACCTCTGTCAAAGCCGGCCATCGCCACTCTGACCACCTTCACCTTCATGGGCTCCTGGGGCAACTTCATGTGGCCTCTCATCGTGTGTATCAGCGAAGAGATCAGGACCCTGCCCATCGGTCTGCAGTATTTCGTGGGGCTCTACTCCACCAATTACACTCAGCTGATGGCCGCATCCATGATGGTGACCGTGCCCGTGATACTCATATTCATATTCAATCAGAGATATTTCGTGGAAGGCATCAAGCTGTCCGGCCTGGGCGGCAGATAG
- a CDS encoding bifunctional (p)ppGpp synthetase/guanosine-3',5'-bis(diphosphate) 3'-pyrophosphohydrolase, whose protein sequence is MTEQDLNRRYEEILRQIREYDPTGDTSLVEKAWETASRLHRGAVRDSGDPYIVHPLSVAETLTGLKMDQESIAAGFLHDLVEDVEDYSLDRLRADFGEDVAFLVDGLTKLSDDEYSDAGEEDYLPETVSQGVRKRFHPKAGPRTYFAKKAENIRKIFFIMNQDLRVMVIKLADRLHNMQTLDAVSRERQIRTSSETIQIFAPIADKLGINSLKADLEDLSFKYLYPDEYKELAGKLAKTRRERQDILDEAVRQVTRVLQQRKFKVEIQARAKHLWSIRNKIVKDNFKFEEIYDLLAIRVIIDTDNVNDCYTVMGIIHDLWPPIPRLFSDYIANPKTNNYQSLHTKVVALDGSPLEVQIRTREMHKTAELGVAAHWQYKERLNSDVFEQRLSWLRQAIYNWEKDADNTEEFMENITNDLFKEQVVVFTPRGDVMDLVIESTPVDFAYKIHSDVGDHCIKAKVNGIEVRLDHTLSNGDVVEIITAADTVPSLDWLNIVKTSTAKNRIRQYFKRKYSIENEEKGKDMFLKEVSRLHLNRNVITDPELLKRLSEKLISVHEIFAAIGCRIVSPGWLINRLKQESAIYKNEVREKALEGALSVSLEGKSDVLVARAGCCDPLPGESVEAYETKEKGYVIHSRKCPNMARYRKDNPDRVHQVTWQATDKLLPCNILIKTQKRIGLFRDVSSVIADQQMLIINLSLSQPAEAMADIHVTLGIRDIDSLNALFKDLRKVSGVISVSRVTKLKSKELR, encoded by the coding sequence ATGACGGAACAAGACCTGAACCGACGTTACGAAGAGATCCTCAGACAGATCCGGGAATACGACCCCACAGGCGACACCTCTCTGGTGGAAAAGGCCTGGGAGACGGCCAGCCGGCTCCACCGGGGGGCCGTCCGGGACTCGGGGGACCCCTACATAGTGCATCCTCTGTCGGTGGCGGAGACCCTGACCGGCCTGAAGATGGACCAGGAGTCCATAGCGGCAGGCTTTCTCCACGACCTGGTGGAGGACGTGGAGGACTATTCCCTGGACAGGCTGAGGGCCGACTTCGGCGAGGACGTGGCCTTTTTGGTGGACGGCCTCACCAAGCTCTCCGACGACGAGTATTCGGACGCCGGCGAAGAAGACTATCTCCCCGAGACCGTGTCTCAGGGAGTGCGCAAACGCTTTCACCCCAAGGCGGGTCCCCGGACCTATTTTGCCAAAAAGGCCGAAAACATACGCAAGATCTTCTTTATCATGAATCAGGATCTGAGGGTGATGGTCATCAAGCTGGCGGACCGGCTCCACAACATGCAGACTCTGGACGCGGTGAGCAGGGAGCGGCAGATACGCACCTCCAGCGAGACCATCCAGATATTCGCCCCCATTGCGGACAAGCTGGGTATCAACAGCCTGAAGGCGGACCTGGAGGACCTGTCCTTCAAATACCTCTATCCCGACGAATACAAGGAGCTGGCAGGCAAGCTGGCCAAGACCCGGCGGGAGAGGCAGGACATTCTGGACGAAGCGGTGCGGCAGGTCACCAGAGTGCTGCAGCAGCGGAAATTCAAGGTGGAGATCCAGGCCAGGGCCAAGCACCTGTGGAGCATCCGCAACAAGATAGTCAAGGACAACTTCAAGTTCGAGGAGATATACGACCTGCTGGCCATCCGGGTCATCATAGACACGGACAACGTAAACGACTGCTACACGGTCATGGGCATCATCCACGACCTGTGGCCGCCCATACCCCGTCTGTTTTCGGACTACATAGCCAACCCCAAGACCAACAATTATCAGTCCCTGCACACCAAGGTGGTGGCTCTGGACGGCTCTCCTCTGGAGGTGCAGATACGCACCCGGGAGATGCACAAGACGGCGGAGCTGGGAGTGGCCGCCCACTGGCAATACAAGGAGAGGCTCAACAGCGACGTGTTTGAGCAGCGGCTGTCCTGGCTGCGTCAGGCCATCTACAACTGGGAAAAGGACGCGGACAACACCGAAGAGTTCATGGAAAACATCACCAACGACCTCTTCAAGGAGCAGGTAGTGGTGTTTACCCCCCGGGGAGACGTGATGGACCTGGTCATAGAGTCCACCCCGGTGGACTTTGCCTACAAGATCCACTCGGACGTGGGGGACCACTGCATCAAGGCCAAGGTCAACGGCATAGAGGTCCGTCTGGACCACACCCTGTCCAACGGCGACGTGGTGGAGATCATCACGGCGGCGGACACGGTGCCCTCCCTGGACTGGCTGAACATAGTAAAGACCTCCACCGCCAAGAACCGCATCAGGCAGTATTTCAAACGCAAATACTCCATAGAAAACGAAGAAAAGGGCAAGGACATGTTTCTGAAGGAGGTGTCCCGGCTCCACCTGAACCGCAACGTCATCACGGACCCGGAGCTCCTGAAGAGGCTCAGCGAAAAGCTGATCAGCGTGCACGAGATCTTTGCGGCCATAGGCTGCAGGATAGTGTCTCCGGGCTGGCTCATCAACCGGCTGAAGCAGGAGAGCGCCATATACAAAAACGAGGTGCGGGAAAAGGCTCTGGAGGGGGCTCTCTCCGTGTCTCTGGAGGGCAAGAGCGACGTGCTGGTGGCCAGAGCGGGCTGCTGCGACCCTCTTCCCGGCGAGAGCGTGGAGGCCTACGAGACCAAGGAAAAGGGCTACGTGATACATTCCCGCAAATGCCCCAATATGGCCCGCTACAGGAAGGACAATCCCGACCGGGTGCATCAGGTCACCTGGCAGGCCACCGACAAGCTGCTGCCCTGCAACATCCTCATCAAGACCCAAAAGCGCATAGGTCTCTTCCGGGACGTGAGCAGCGTCATAGCCGACCAGCAGATGCTCATCATCAACCTGTCCCTGTCCCAGCCGGCGGAGGCCATGGCGGACATACACGTTACTCTGGGCATCAGGGATATAGACAGCCTGAACGCCCTGTTCAAAGATCTCAGAAAGGTGTCCGGGGTCATATCCGTGAGCCGGGTCACCAAGCTGAAAAGCAAGGAGCTGAGATGA
- the dtd gene encoding D-tyrosyl-tRNA(Tyr) deacylase: MICVIQRVLSSSVTVEGRLAGSVGKGLNILFGVKRGDTEEMAERLCEKICRMRIFEDDRGRMNLSLTDTGGSVLVISQFTLLANTSKGRRPSFEQAEEPERARELYEYFVREFAKRGVPAQTGEFGADMLVKIENDGPVTFVLTDRDRR, from the coding sequence ATGATCTGCGTCATACAGAGGGTCTTATCCTCTTCCGTCACCGTGGAAGGCAGACTGGCGGGCTCTGTCGGAAAGGGCCTCAATATACTCTTCGGCGTCAAAAGGGGCGACACGGAAGAGATGGCCGAAAGGCTCTGCGAAAAGATCTGCCGCATGCGCATCTTTGAGGACGACAGGGGCCGCATGAACCTGTCCCTGACGGACACGGGAGGCAGCGTGCTGGTCATCAGCCAGTTCACCCTGCTGGCCAACACCTCCAAGGGCCGCAGGCCCTCCTTCGAACAGGCGGAGGAGCCCGAAAGAGCCCGGGAGCTCTACGAGTATTTCGTCCGGGAGTTCGCCAAAAGAGGGGTGCCCGCCCAGACCGGCGAGTTCGGGGCGGACATGCTGGTGAAGATAGAGAACGACGGCCCTGTGACCTTTGTCCTGACGGACCGGGACCGGAGGTAA
- the serS gene encoding serine--tRNA ligase — MLDPKIIRTEPDRVRQALVNRNHPTDKLDEFLALDEKRRALLTEVETMKARRNQISDEIAVMKRQKQDASGIIKEMQTFSARIKELDNRVRDMDDEFKNILLNIPNLPDDTTPVGRDETENVISGTWGEKRSFDFEPRTHWDICAALDMLDFERGAKISGAGFIVYKGWGSKLERSLFSWMLDLHTQKHGYTEIFPPFLVNAASMTGTGQLPKFEEDMYKCDKDDNLYNIPTAEVPVTNLYGGEILSGDMLPLKHCAYSACFRREAGSAGKDTRGLLRVHQFNKVELVQFVKPEESPAAHESLTRDAEEILEALNIPYRVLSLCTGDISFSCAKCYDLEIYAPGVDKWLEVSSCSNFRDYQARRANIRFRRETGSKPEFVHTLNGSGVALPRLYVALIENYQQPDGSVVVPEPLRPYMGCDVIGPK; from the coding sequence ATGTTAGATCCCAAAATCATAAGGACCGAACCCGACAGAGTCAGACAGGCTCTCGTGAACAGAAACCATCCCACGGACAAGCTGGACGAATTCCTCGCCCTGGACGAAAAGCGCCGGGCCCTGCTGACAGAGGTGGAAACCATGAAGGCCCGCCGCAATCAGATCAGCGACGAGATCGCCGTCATGAAGCGTCAGAAGCAGGACGCCTCCGGCATCATCAAAGAGATGCAGACCTTTTCCGCCAGGATCAAGGAGCTGGACAACCGGGTCCGGGATATGGACGACGAGTTCAAAAACATACTGCTGAATATCCCCAACCTGCCGGACGACACCACTCCCGTAGGCCGGGACGAGACGGAAAACGTGATCAGCGGCACCTGGGGTGAAAAGCGCAGCTTTGACTTTGAGCCCAGGACCCACTGGGATATATGCGCCGCTCTGGACATGCTGGACTTTGAGCGGGGCGCCAAGATCTCCGGCGCCGGCTTCATAGTGTATAAGGGGTGGGGCAGCAAACTGGAAAGGAGCCTGTTTTCCTGGATGCTGGACCTGCACACCCAAAAGCACGGCTACACGGAGATATTCCCTCCGTTTTTGGTCAACGCGGCTTCCATGACGGGCACGGGCCAGCTGCCCAAGTTCGAGGAAGACATGTACAAGTGCGACAAGGATGACAACCTGTACAATATACCCACCGCCGAGGTGCCCGTGACCAACCTCTACGGCGGCGAGATACTCTCCGGGGATATGCTGCCCCTGAAGCACTGCGCCTATTCCGCCTGCTTCAGAAGAGAGGCCGGCTCCGCCGGCAAGGACACCAGAGGCCTGCTGAGAGTGCATCAGTTCAACAAGGTGGAGCTGGTGCAGTTCGTCAAGCCCGAGGAATCCCCCGCCGCCCACGAGAGCCTGACCCGGGACGCGGAAGAGATACTGGAAGCCCTGAACATACCCTACAGGGTGCTGTCTCTCTGCACCGGCGACATATCCTTTTCCTGCGCCAAGTGCTATGATCTGGAGATCTACGCCCCCGGCGTGGACAAATGGCTGGAGGTGTCCTCCTGCTCCAACTTCCGGGACTATCAGGCCCGCCGGGCAAACATCAGATTCAGGAGAGAGACCGGCTCCAAGCCCGAGTTCGTCCACACCCTCAACGGCTCCGGAGTGGCCCTTCCCAGGCTCTACGTGGCTCTCATAGAAAACTATCAGCAGCCCGACGGCTCCGTGGTGGTGCCCGAGCCTCTGAGGCCCTATATGGGCTGCGACGTGATCGGCCCCAAATGA
- the recF gene encoding DNA replication/repair protein RecF encodes MRIHTLTIRDLRCIRELELRADEKLNILLGANAQGKSTILESIFLVCTSKSFRTGYDRELISFDSDTSYVSVSAHRDKKNPVKIELALMKNRPKSKSLRINGANKSRISDLFGELNCVVFSSEDVALLKGEPKLRRRYLNLDIAQLYPSYAVRYGEYKAALNQRNDLLKKMAEDPSGCPADVLDVYDAQLAALGSDLIARRLSYTDTLFRYASEFYRSVIDSEKAEFRYRSTVDCSSADREDIEKAMLRGLREKRTGDVITHSTGIGPHRDDIQTAIDGRPVKSYGSAGQQRCCALALKLAQIYLCYDVTGEYPIVLLDDFSSELDLTRQQKLLSAVRSNCQCFVTSTHLDREEDGEVFGVEEGRLV; translated from the coding sequence ATGCGCATACACACACTGACCATCAGAGATCTGAGATGCATCAGGGAGCTGGAGCTCAGGGCAGACGAAAAGCTCAACATACTGCTGGGAGCCAACGCTCAGGGCAAAAGCACCATCCTGGAAAGCATCTTTCTCGTCTGTACGTCCAAAAGCTTCAGAACAGGCTACGACCGTGAGCTCATATCCTTTGACAGCGATACGAGCTACGTGTCCGTCAGCGCTCACAGAGACAAAAAGAATCCGGTAAAGATAGAGCTGGCTCTCATGAAAAACAGGCCCAAATCCAAGAGCCTGAGGATAAACGGAGCCAACAAGAGCCGCATATCCGACCTCTTCGGAGAGCTCAACTGCGTGGTCTTTTCCTCGGAGGACGTGGCTCTGCTCAAGGGAGAGCCAAAGCTCAGAAGGAGATATCTCAATCTGGACATAGCCCAGCTCTATCCCAGCTACGCCGTCAGATACGGGGAATACAAGGCGGCTCTCAATCAGCGAAACGATCTGCTGAAAAAGATGGCCGAGGATCCCTCCGGCTGTCCCGCGGACGTGCTGGACGTCTATGACGCGCAGCTGGCCGCTCTGGGCTCGGACCTGATAGCCAGAAGGCTGAGCTATACTGACACTCTGTTTCGCTACGCCTCAGAGTTTTACAGGAGCGTCATAGACAGCGAAAAGGCGGAATTCAGATACAGATCCACGGTGGACTGCTCTTCTGCGGACAGGGAAGACATCGAAAAGGCCATGCTCCGGGGGCTGAGGGAAAAGAGGACCGGTGACGTGATCACCCATTCCACCGGCATAGGACCTCACAGAGACGACATACAGACAGCCATAGACGGCCGTCCGGTGAAAAGCTACGGCTCCGCCGGACAGCAAAGGTGCTGCGCTCTCGCCCTGAAGCTGGCCCAGATATATCTCTGTTACGACGTCACGGGCGAATATCCCATAGTGCTGCTGGACGACTTTTCCAGCGAGCTGGACCTTACCCGGCAGCAAAAGCTGCTTTCCGCCGTCCGCAGCAACTGTCAGTGCTTCGTCACCTCCACCCATCTGGACAGGGAAGAGGACGGCGAGGTGTTCGGAGTAGAGGAGGGGAGACTGGTATGA
- a CDS encoding DUF721 domain-containing protein, which yields MKDTENSRADHVSDLIRLGEAVGASRETRSRFEEYLRYARLWRMAAGEQIARVSRPYRFTGGILYVRCMTGVWAEELRNNAPEILDRLLGLGAEEIKELRFTQKYFRLPFPAEPAVRETLPEPEPAEIEEARRLAAVISDPELRKAAEKAYLAQKIRETAEKNRR from the coding sequence ATGAAGGACACGGAAAACAGCCGGGCAGACCACGTCTCCGATCTCATCAGGCTGGGAGAAGCGGTGGGCGCGTCCCGGGAGACCCGTTCCCGCTTTGAAGAATATCTCAGGTATGCCAGACTGTGGCGTATGGCTGCAGGGGAGCAGATAGCCAGGGTCAGCCGTCCCTACAGGTTCACCGGGGGCATCCTCTACGTGAGATGCATGACCGGAGTATGGGCGGAGGAGCTGCGCAACAACGCCCCGGAGATCCTGGACAGGCTCCTGGGCCTGGGCGCGGAGGAGATCAAAGAGCTGCGCTTTACCCAAAAATACTTCAGACTACCTTTTCCTGCGGAGCCTGCGGTCCGGGAAACTCTGCCGGAGCCGGAGCCCGCAGAGATAGAAGAAGCCCGAAGGCTTGCGGCGGTCATCAGCGACCCGGAGCTGCGAAAAGCGGCGGAAAAGGCCTATCTGGCCCAGAAAATAAGGGAAACTGCGGAGAAAAACCGCCGATAA
- a CDS encoding tetratricopeptide repeat protein — MTIDYADLDFQSIKNTNIGKGFELLKSNALKNAILTLEDGTREYSTSYEAFEYLGIAYLMSGHFNRAIGALTKACEIKPASATAHYNLAIAYENAKVYNDALTHFTTAAELNPTHTLAQDKIIEIAQIIPETRKGRIRLLKGKGEG; from the coding sequence ATGACTATCGACTATGCGGACCTGGATTTTCAGTCAATAAAGAATACCAACATAGGCAAAGGCTTTGAGCTGCTCAAATCCAACGCCCTGAAAAACGCCATACTGACTCTCGAGGACGGCACCAGAGAATATTCCACCAGCTACGAAGCCTTTGAGTATCTGGGGATAGCCTATCTGATGTCCGGCCATTTCAACAGGGCCATAGGCGCCCTGACCAAGGCTTGCGAGATCAAGCCCGCCTCCGCTACCGCTCATTACAACCTGGCTATAGCCTACGAAAACGCCAAGGTGTACAATGACGCCCTCACTCATTTCACCACGGCTGCGGAGCTGAACCCCACCCACACGCTGGCTCAGGACAAGATCATCGAGATAGCTCAGATCATCCCCGAGACCAGAAAGGGCAGGATCAGACTGTTGAAGGGCAAGGGCGAAGGGTAA
- a CDS encoding 50S ribosomal protein L28: MSRVCSICGKGPQFGHNIRHIHSGQWARRAPKTNKVWYPNLQTVRAVVGGETKRIKVCTDCLKKGLVIKPIKQVKISDAE; the protein is encoded by the coding sequence GTGTCAAGAGTTTGTTCTATTTGTGGAAAGGGACCTCAGTTCGGCCACAACATCAGACACATTCACTCCGGTCAATGGGCAAGACGCGCCCCCAAGACAAACAAGGTGTGGTATCCCAATCTTCAGACCGTCAGAGCAGTAGTGGGCGGCGAGACGAAAAGGATCAAGGTGTGCACCGATTGTCTCAAGAAGGGCTTGGTCATAAAACCTATTAAGCAGGTTAAGATATCAGACGCCGAATAA
- a CDS encoding NAD(P)H-dependent oxidoreductase: protein MNSPILYVNACVRAGSRTARLAEKLLARLGGPYEEVCLARTDFSPVDEEYLVRRDRLVAAGDLQDPAFDPARHFAMAETVVIAAPYWDLSFPAALKQYLEHINVPGITFRYTEEGAPVGLCRAKRLFYVTTAGGNDVPVEYGFGYVKALARGYYGIRDVRLIWATGLDIYGADAEAILKAAEEALPQEGDM, encoded by the coding sequence ATGAACTCTCCCATACTATACGTCAACGCCTGTGTGCGCGCAGGCTCCCGGACCGCAAGGCTGGCAGAGAAGCTGCTGGCGCGGCTGGGCGGACCCTATGAAGAAGTCTGCCTCGCCCGCACTGACTTTTCCCCGGTGGACGAAGAATATCTCGTCAGGCGGGACCGGCTTGTGGCCGCAGGCGACCTGCAGGACCCTGCCTTTGACCCCGCCCGCCACTTTGCCATGGCGGAGACCGTCGTCATAGCGGCCCCCTACTGGGACCTGTCTTTTCCCGCCGCGCTGAAGCAGTATCTGGAGCATATCAACGTCCCGGGCATCACCTTCAGATACACGGAGGAGGGGGCGCCTGTAGGCCTCTGCCGGGCAAAAAGGCTCTTTTACGTGACCACGGCAGGGGGGAATGACGTCCCTGTGGAATACGGCTTCGGCTACGTCAAAGCCCTGGCCCGGGGCTACTACGGCATTCGTGACGTGCGCCTGATATGGGCAACAGGCCTGGACATATACGGAGCCGACGCGGAAGCCATCCTGAAAGCCGCGGAGGAAGCCCTGCCGCAAGAAGGGGATATGTGA
- a CDS encoding Gfo/Idh/MocA family oxidoreductase gives MNKVRLGIVGVGAMGSSHLNNIRSGKLTNVKLAALCDLLPEKEALCSGKGFLEQYKKDVAEGKIDANLGNFLDESSLVCDDAAFFTDYKELIKSGLVDAIVIATPHYAHTYIAEEALDAGIHVLTEKPISVHKKDCLRIIEAHKRNPELKWEAMFNQRTIPIHIKVKELLDNQMLGEIRRFSWTITDWFRSQAYYDSGTWRATWKGEGGGVLLNQCPHNLDLLCYFLGMPARVRSFCSFGKFHRIEVEDQVTAYLELPNGANGLFITTTGEFPGTNRLEIAGDKGKLVMEGGKLTLTKTDVPVQEFSDTTEKPWSHPNRETLEVGVPAAPVINQHPQVLQNFIDSILFDEKLIAPGEEGLMSVELANGILMSTLKDKTVEFPLDADEYAELLARLIAKSENK, from the coding sequence ATGAATAAAGTCAGACTGGGTATCGTAGGCGTGGGAGCCATGGGCTCGAGCCACCTGAACAACATCCGCTCGGGCAAGCTCACCAACGTCAAGCTGGCGGCCCTGTGCGACCTGCTGCCCGAAAAGGAAGCTCTCTGCTCCGGCAAGGGCTTTCTGGAACAATACAAGAAGGACGTGGCCGAGGGCAAGATAGACGCCAATCTGGGCAACTTTCTGGACGAGAGCTCTCTGGTGTGCGACGACGCGGCCTTCTTCACCGACTACAAGGAGCTCATCAAGTCGGGTCTGGTGGACGCCATAGTCATAGCCACCCCCCACTACGCTCACACCTATATCGCAGAGGAGGCTCTGGACGCCGGGATACACGTGCTGACGGAAAAGCCCATATCGGTGCACAAGAAGGACTGCCTGCGGATCATCGAGGCCCACAAGCGCAACCCCGAGCTCAAATGGGAAGCCATGTTCAACCAGAGGACCATCCCCATCCACATCAAGGTCAAGGAACTGCTGGACAATCAGATGCTGGGCGAGATACGCCGCTTCAGCTGGACCATCACCGACTGGTTCCGCAGCCAGGCCTACTATGATTCCGGCACCTGGAGAGCCACCTGGAAGGGCGAAGGCGGAGGCGTGCTCCTCAACCAGTGCCCCCACAATCTGGACCTCCTGTGCTATTTTCTGGGCATGCCCGCCAGAGTGCGCAGCTTTTGCTCCTTTGGCAAATTTCACAGGATAGAGGTGGAGGATCAGGTCACAGCCTATCTGGAGCTGCCCAATGGCGCCAACGGCCTCTTTATCACCACCACCGGCGAATTCCCGGGCACCAACAGGCTGGAGATAGCCGGCGACAAGGGCAAGCTGGTCATGGAGGGCGGCAAGCTGACCCTCACCAAGACCGACGTGCCCGTGCAGGAATTTTCCGACACCACCGAAAAGCCCTGGTCCCATCCCAACCGGGAGACCCTGGAGGTGGGAGTGCCCGCCGCTCCGGTCATCAATCAGCATCCTCAGGTGCTGCAGAACTTCATCGACTCCATACTCTTTGACGAGAAGCTCATAGCTCCCGGCGAAGAAGGCCTCATGTCGGTGGAGCTGGCCAACGGCATCCTCATGTCCACCCTGAAGGACAAGACCGTGGAGTTCCCTCTGGACGCCGACGAATACGCAGAGCTCCTCGCAAGGCTCATAGCCAAATCGGAAAACAAATGA